The sequence below is a genomic window from Mytilus edulis chromosome 2, xbMytEdul2.2, whole genome shotgun sequence.
atttttaaccccgcctcattctTCATGTCCCAGttaaggagcctgtagttcagtggccaagttgtcgtttgttcttgactatcatatttgtttttcataacttgttttgttataaaagagGACACCGAGttaaatacaaattgaaaaaagagCAACCCATGCGCTGTACAGGATGTgtgtaaattaagtttttttttcgatatataattagttaaaaaaaaaaaaaaaaaaagggcaaaTGTATATATTTTGGGAGCATGACTTCCTTAAACATCTGAGAGTGAAACTACCTTTTAGGTTTCCAGTTTTCTGCATACTAAGTTTAAACAATGTATTTTCCATAAATGTACATCAGATTGAAAAATGTGAGAGTTTGCTATAATTAtgttgtatactttaatttatacatgtacttttaaaatgTACTATCTGACATATTCACTAAAAGCAAATAATACCCATACACCATTGTAATATACTTCGAATGGATGAATccctttaataaaaacaaaaaacaaacatccaTTATTTTGCGCGTATGTTAATTTTgataaaagagagagagagatcaGATACACATACTTTTAACGTTTAAAACATTGGTTAAAGGTTGAACAAGTGAATGAAACCCACGAACAAACTTCTTTTTAACCCTTCCAAAAACATTTGTGTCTCCACACATTGAAATAAAATCCCCAGgatgttttttttatgtgaaataatGTAAAGTACTCATACTCTATTGGCTGTACCTATAGAAGTACTTGTGTTCGTAAACTATTGACTGTgcctatatatacatatacatgtgcCTTATCGTACTCATTAATTAAATTGGTAATATGACCTGGTAACCTTCTTTCCCAATGATTATTTGTTTTGGTCTAAGTTTATCAGACATATATATATGGTAAGTGCAATGCTCCTTTTGTCAGTTATTGTTTTACATGATATTATATACTAGTAACTGGCATGTATAACATGACAATGTTCATACCGAAAACATGAGATGTCTGGTGGATGCATATACAATCATAAATcgaccaaaaaaaaatgaaagagatattttgtaaattttatgcattcgaaacgcttttctggattatCCATCATCCGAAACACTCAAAGCCAATTCGTGATTTTTCCAgagtgttaagttttttttctaattaagaTATCCCATATAATTTACACACTGTGGCCATGCAAAGTATCTAATTAACATCAACCAAATAAGGAATATGTTTAAAATACCACATAAACAAATCACGGTCTCTTAAAGATGACTAACCTgaatgtcgtttgttgctgtgttacatatttgtttttcgttcatctttttatacataaattaggcgtaagttttctcgtttgaattgttttacattttttcatttcgGTGcatttaatagctgactatgcagtattgactttgttcattgttgaaggccgtatggtgacctacagttgttgatttctgtgtcatgtcgtctcttgtggagagctgtttcattggcaatctaaccacatcgtctttttttttatgttcagagCTCTTGGACAATTTTTTTAATCTAGATGCAAAAGAAGGAAAGCACTTTGTATACCAACTAGTTGAATAACTATATAATCACTGATGACGTTGCGAAGGCCATTTCTTAAAAACCTTGAACTGTTACAAACGTCaatgtatgttatattttgtattaagtaACCAATATCAAAAACAAGACCAAAGTCCTATTCTAGTACGTGAAGTAAGAATGTTCAGAGAAACATGTTTAAAGAAATGTGCGTTTCGTACTACAGACTTCTAGTAAACACATGTATACTACACTCAATGCTGTCCTAGTAAGATCAATCTTTCATATACatctttgtttcatttttattgtaGAACAATGATCAAAGTTTGCGCAGTGCTATTAACTATCATAACACTGGTTCTTAGTAGGCCAGACTTCCGAGATAAAATACCAAGTGGGTATCGTGTTCCTAATCCGTGTAGGATACCTGCAACATGGAACCCAGTGGGCCATTATAATCCAGAACATTTCACGTCAATTAAAAATCCATTTGGTCTTGTAAGTATTGAAAATGAGAATCATTATAACCGAATTAATTATCACGAAGATATGATTTTTTAGTTATACCAGAAGACTACAATAATTCTGAATTTCAGTTCTTAGATATAAAAGTATTTAGGATCTCATCATTGAATAACAATGTACATATTACATGGACTTCCAATCTTATTTTGAACGAATCTAATTGATTATCAATCATATAAATACTTTTTTACAAATTCGAATTTAAAGGGTTTTTTTCCATTCTGAGGTCATTAtttgcatttatttcaaaatgtatatggGATAACAAATCATGAGAACACACTTGTCTCTTATTAACCATCACATTTTGGTTTCAAACTCATTCACGTACGTCCATATATAAAACTCTGTTCATAATTTTATACTATCAGAAACATAATTTAAcgaatacaaaataattttataataatattattactTTGTGAACCAACGCTGATTCTTTCATTATTCTAAGGAAGCTGTGTTATTTCATTACATATTTTTACTCAgaatttaaacaacatatttcGAATAGTCAAAGAATACGACCTAAAACGCACCCTTATTGCATTGTATTTACAGAAACAGATTGAAATGTTTTATCATGTTGTTACAATAGGATTTCAGGGATAATGATTTCAAGTGGAATGCTACACTATGTAAGAAAGATTCCGACAGAGATGGAATGACGAACGGAGACGAGCTGGGAGACCCAGACTGTAAATGGCGTCCAGGTCAACAAACATACAATCCAGTAGGACATCCTGGTAAATagtaaaacatgtatatatagatataggaagatgtggtatgagtgccaatgagacaagttacaactctccatccaacatCTTTAAAAGCTAGAGCAAGTTCACGGTAAAGATTCTTTCTGCAATCATAAACTTAAACttatgtttagaaaaaaatcatatcttctAAACTCTGAGCTATGCAACTTTGTCCGatgaacatattttttaacaAGTATCACGGAATcacagaattttgaaattttcgtCTACCTAAACTACCTCAATATGTATTTTTCtgtgtctacaaaaataaaagcATTGTTAGTACAAGATACAACATTCAACATGGAACATATTTCTTTTTGcgttatttacattatttaataCAGAGACATCGATAAAATGTTacatacaattttaatttttatattgcaATGCCTATGTTAAGTGAACCAAGATATTGAGACACTGCAACCAAAGTCAAATTGATGCTTTCATTACAGAACACAGCGTACACATAAAGTTGAAAATGATCATAGGAACCAGTTCGAGTGGATTCTTGTTAATGTCGATGACCCTtaaacttaaataaaatttatcacaAATGACGATTATTTTCTAATATGCCGACAACTCATTAAGAAAAGTTGGAATTTGCAGTACCAATTCCaatataaataatactttaatttgaataATCTTGTTTTACAATTTGAAGTAATGCTGTTTTACTAATGTGACGTATTTTTTCCAATTCATCTTAATAGGTATTTGTGAACCAATTGGAGATCCGTCTTGTCTGTATCAACGTTTCAAGTGTGACTGTATGGAAAATTGTGATGGTTTATATGGAGATATAACTTATCCAGGTAGCAttggaaaataaaacaataaaatacagtTCTCTTAGATTGGTATTATGGGTCTTGTCTTTCAGTTACCGTTGATTTGTGCCTAACATGCTAATattgatatcttctttttttatattgttttgttacaaCACTGTCCAGTTTAAGGGAGGGTTTGGCGCTCACAGATATATTTAACCCCAATGCATTCATTATTATCTTGTCCCAAGCATGTAATTCTGTGTTGCCGTTGTTTGCCGTCAGCGATATTTGTATTAAGTTTATTGTTTTGGCATAAGTTGGTTTcctcatttcaaatatttcacattttgtcTTCCCGTGACCATATACAATAGCTTACAGTACGGTATGgtttttgctcaatgttgaaggtcgTTGGGTGGCCGACTTATAGTTGTTTACAACCTCTTCCTTTTTGGTATCTGttatcatactacatcttctaaTTTATGTATGTTTTATAAAGTTCAGTTCTAAAATCGGATGCATATTATTTATTAATAGTCGTGTTCATTACCAATCCCAGCAAAACATATTAATACCTTTGTCAATAAGTGACTTATATATTGCTTCCGgtatagacttttttttaaacaaatatattgcgtaaattatacatttattttgtagttaTTTTCATCGTCACCTGATTTGACCTTTCTTATGTAAAATAATTACTGTTAGAAAGGTGTATGTCTGTTATAAGCTGAGGTTAACTTATAAGATTATAATGATGTGTGGTAATCAAGTAGAAGTATTCGATgtccagtgatgtaaaaatgatTAAGCTGCACCTGGTGTTTCGGATATCATTTAGGTCATTTTTGACCAAGGCCGTAAATCCTCATCAGGTACCCTagccttgtattattttaaatactATTTAATTACAATTTGATTAGTTCTTGCTCTGGTAACATATCAAATGTAGTGTTATTTTTAGATGCATAACAGTAAACGAATACGCCCACAAGACACAGTTTTTTCTGACATAATATTCTTTTGGTAGTATACTTGCTctccaaaacaaacaaatatcacaaggaaaatatcCTCATTTAcagcataaatatatatatattaattttacaggcattttctaaatttatgcattttctaaaatgcctgcatgatttaggcattttacaaattgaCTATTTTTTTCTGGCATTTTAAAAAATGCCTGAAAAAATTGTGAGGCATTTAACAACATGCCTAAAAGACTAAAACTGTATTGAATGTACTCAAAATTTAACGactgaaaatatcaaatatataattttattctatCATTAAATATAGCATGCAATTTAAACAGTTAcagttttataattgtaattgaatCATTTACATTAACACTGAAGATGAAAACTATTTGTTGCTACATGTAATGTAATTGATGACAGCGACTGTTACACATTTGTCTCGAATTTTGCAAAGACAACGTTTAGTGTTACATTTAGCCTTACCACTAGCACTACAGCCACATTTTTGTAACCCTGACCATCACACAAAGAAACTTTACTGACAGCTTTTCTAAAAGATATTTCATTGTCATAATTTACATATTGAATACAAAGTTACTGTCAGACAATTCAAACTGATTCCTGGTGTAAAGTCCAAGTAGTCTTCCATCTTTAATTCCCAATTGATAACCATGCTCTTCCTTTCCAGTAACAACAACCATAAGGTTACACGGGTCTCCTTTTCTTCGATCCACATGGGGGAATTGCAACCAATACAATCGCTCCAACATCCACCTCTGTACTTCTTGTTGACCTCTTTTAACATTTTATCTCTTCTACTATGTCCTGTGTTCAAATGTGCTCTCATTACAATGCTGTATGTTTCCTCTGCATATGCATAATATAGGATAGGATCTGTCAATGACTGTCgcttttttatcaatttttctaCATCTCCACAGTGTAACACATTAAATCTGCAATTttaaagtatatacatttgttaatttgtaatttttcaatGGTGGCCTTATACAATTTAATAGCTTAAAATAATCTAGAAGAAGAAAaaggaagaaaaacaaaaagcCGCAATGTTATGTCAATGAATTGGTGCACGCTAAATTTccactggcaaatatttcatgcatattcaataGGCCTATGAGGCAAAAAATGGTAACAGAAGTCGTCAACTCAATCTTCATATATGATTATGTCTTTTTTTTACTTGGCCAATTGTTAAAATATTCCTTGAGTGcatcatatttttatttctaatattttgcaaGATGAGCAATTCAGGCGCCTAGGAGCCTACATATTTTCTTCCTAACGCTTGTTATGAAAACTTTTAAATAAGTTATAACTCAACAGAAGAAATGCACCTACCTTTGCATATGATAATAATCCGAAGAATGTCCTTTTATTCCAATCTTAATTTTTGTTCAaaatagtttcatatttttctctgtttcatATAACACTTTTCTGATTAGAATCAGCATTTTCAATTATTTGGTTTGTACATCTTTGTTCTGGTGTAATGACAACATGCCCTTCTGCCATAATGAAAAGAAGATCATTAATGGAATACAGAGTTGTCAACGTATATtagttccgcctaacagaagttccactggaaactttgctataaacaatgtcataatatctgcTCATGTTTggacaaatattctataccatttattccgttaggaacatatactttacatgtatatatattccagtggaaataatattctagaacttttttgttgttgttgctctATGGAGTTTCTAATTATAGACATTAAAActagtaaaacataaaaacttaacctGCAGGCtacatttttaaagaataatcttAAATCTATTTTACTCAACCCTTTTTTGTAgctttacaatatattttcatcatctatttcatgtatttaataATTACACAATTTGCCGGAAACAGACCAGGCaatttgtgaaattttcattaaaaatttcaggcattttataaaattattagttttttttaggtattttataaaatgcctgtCAACTTTataggcattttagaaaatgcctaacaattcagtcattttacaaaatgcctaaatttagaaaatgcctgtaacatatataaataaacgaGAAGTAAAAGAAATATATCCCATTGTGCACTTTATTTGAAGCATATGGGCCTGACATGGAAAATACATATTACTACAATCGTCAATCGTTTGTTAATCGTCATCTTTGTTCAAATCAAAAATATCTCTGATAAAAAAGGTACATGTCACTGTTAGGGTTGAATAACGTGGAAGTCAATGCATGGAGGTGTATCAGTGAACCAACCTTACAACTCACAAAAACCCAATATCTTAGTCAATACATGCATGAGATGTATCAGTGAACCAACCTTACAACTCACAAAAACCCAATATCTTAGTCAATACATGGAGATGTATCAGTGAACCAACCTTACAACTCAGTGAACCAACCTTACTACTCAGTGAACCAACCTTACAACTCACAAAAAACGAATATCTTCAAATATTGTATCCTATATTATAAACCACGCAAATGAGCGTAATTTTCCATTGCTGAAATAATAAAAAGTAGTACATAAAGAGTAATCAGGATGTCAAACTAATGTTTAAAGTAAagacgaactgtgcgcctctccttgtcgACCTCTTCTAAGTTTCATATGAGTCCGGGTttcttcagacacttgtcaaaaacaagaagataaaAAAAGCCAGATCATTTCATTTCACACTCAGGTATACTAATGATGTTCTTTCCCTTTAACAATCCAAAATtatctgattgggttccattaacaTATCCTCCAGaataagaaattaaagaaacaacagacacgtcTTCCTCTGCCTCATCATTAGACTTGAACAtcgaatttgacataagcggTCATCTTGGTACCGAAATCGATGACTAACGAGCCGACTTtagttttgaaattatcaattttccccACCTGAGTAGCAATAAACCAACTTCTCCTACGTATTGGGTATACACCTCCTAACTCATTCGATATTCAAGACCTTGCAGTTTGTACttagactttataaaacgtcatcagtgtctcaGAAAAGAGTTGATGAAGCAGGGTCATGTCAAATaatgtctcgtcctttttcttaaaAGTTAATTGAAAGACACCCAGACCTTGAtggtaaatattccgtatcaactccAAAAAATAATACACGCTGGTCTTAGAGTATAGATTCTAGGTTCTGAAGTTGTTTATCATCTGAATATAGTgttcttttatgtttttgtcgCTGTAAATTATTACTTCTACTGcttattctttttttaacaacaacCCACcaactttttattacattttcctgtaacaagtcagaaatatgatagttgttatcaaatatttcgtatctatgtatgtttttgttggggtttttttgGTTACACTTAAGcttgtttgagcttttaattttaccatttgaatagggaatttccgttttgaattttcctcggagttcggtatttttgtgattttagtttttgatgCCGATAAAACATATCAGTCTTAAATTTTGTGTATGTGTAAAGGTATTATATAGAATAACGAAAGATGCTCTACAGACTCATAATTTGTGATTACTGTTAGAAAGCTGTCTGTTACAAGTGAAATGTTTAACTAGCTTTCAATCcatgtttatttcattgtatCCGTAACGATTTGTCCTAAAAAATAAACTTGTCCATTAATGACAGCATACATTATGTAACTAAGTAGAACTATATCACTGGATCATTTCAAtgccatatatatatttataggtaGGACAAGTTATCAATGCTTATCTCATAGATTTGACATAATCGAGATCAAACAGGTTTGGCATTTAGAAGGTAAAGGTTATTAAGGTCAAGTTTATTTTTCAGGACAAACCATTACTGAGACAATGATTAAAACATGGTTTCTTCTTAGAAAAAacgatatttttatattttagtacATACAAACTGTTTTTGTGGAATTTTCTTAATATTACTTTTCATTTCACTTTCGACAATTTCTGACGCGCATTGTAGTTTGGATATTAATACGACCTACTGCGTGTGATCATGTTATTTTGCTCGGGGGGAAGGGGCTGTATGGCTTTAAAGTGTTATGTTAAAAGATCCATTTGCCTGGCGTTCTTGGTTTTCAATTTTCAATCCAGGCGACTGAACAGGTTCGTTAATGTTATTTCATCAAGTCTCGATCGATCATTATAAAATTCAATTGAGAATTGCAGTATTTATGAGAAGTATTTAGTCAGAACTTTGGACGAAGGAACCATTTTTACTTAATTGATGATGATGGAAGTTATTTAACGATATTGACTGGCTATAACCTTTATCCCTTTTCTGATGAAAGATATAAGAAATTTCTCAAATTATGAACAATTTTTTCactgttttaaacattttaaaaaaggtaGGATGAGAAATGTCATTCTTtacgagaaaaaaatatttgccgGGCAAGAtgctaaaagaggggcgaaaaagACCAgaaccagagggacattcaaactcatatatcgaaaaaaaaactgacaacgaaattgcaaaatcagaaaaaaacagacaaataaaagtacacaagacacatcaTACAAGTCTAAGccctaagcaacacaaaccccaccaaaaattggggtgatctcatgtgctctggaaggataAGCAGCGGCTGCAGGTCATACTCCACATGAAGCACCCGGTAAACAGtctgattcggtaggtcacattcgtgaaaagggaacgggattgtagtttgGCGTaaggaaagagggacgaaagataccagagggacagtcaaactcataaatcgacaataaactgacaaccccatggctaaaaataaaaggacaaacagacaaacaatagtacacataacacaacatataaaactaaagaataaacaacaggaaccccacccaaaactaggggtgatctcaggtgttccggaagggtcaGTAGATCCTGGTccccatgtggcacccgtcgtgttgcttatgagataacaaatccggtaactAGTCTTATtcgtaggtcacatttatgaaagggaaggggactgtagttacgacgtaaggaacatattcgaaatcatttgtgaaacggttattccataacagtcaaccaactcgtgatggcgtccgtaaaatttacgaagagatgattttaacctcatcatttggaactcttgatttaatagcttccttgtgagcaacaaccgtctatcaagaaaatcatgataggaaatgcaagcacgggaatatcgtatcaatttgggagatatatacaccgtatgcaggtgctgctggaatgttgctacttagaaatggaaagtttacaattggaaagctgaaatcatctcttttgtcgtaaaattttgttttcaatcgaccctcattgtcaatttctagatgtaagtcaaaatatgaagccaacttaactgtatctgttgtatcctttatctccagttcaatgggatagatgcattcgacAAAGTCACCAAATTATGAATTAtatagtgaaagaacatcatctatatagcggaaagtagagttaaaggagaTTGCTaactttcttcctaagaagttcctgtatgaagtcagcctcataataataaagaaacaagtcggcaagaagagggacacaattcgttcccattggaatgccgatagtctgttgaaaaacacgtcaaCCGAACggaacaaatatgttgtcaatcaagaaatcaagcatcttgataatgtcagtttcagagaattttttgtttgaatcagagtgatcctttacaaagtagaatttatcccttcctaagacaagatacttgtatcttcgttggccattcttttttatgaaagaaagcaatacaactctttcaatttgtcttttagtttggaatgtgtgtggaatacttgtataaattgtagaaaagtcaaatgttttaatactattacaagataaaagagagttagattgtatgtactctaaaagatctttggaatttttaagtatccacatctgattcacgccacctctagaataggcagtttcacaataacttggaagcccgtctttgattgatgataaaatagatgttaatagtttagaaagaggttttgtggagcacttggaagatacacatatcctcagtgattgatataatcttgcatccagttcatgttaagtaaTGGGCATAGAAAACTGTAGA
It includes:
- the LOC139512999 gene encoding temptin-like isoform X1, giving the protein MKLRTMIKVCAVLLTIITLVLSRPDFRDKIPSGYRVPNPCRIPATWNPVGHYNPEHFTSIKNPFGLDFRDNDFKWNATLCKKDSDRDGMTNGDELGDPDCKWRPGQQTYNPVGHPGICEPIGDPSCLYQRFKCDCMENCDGLYGDITYPGSIGK
- the LOC139512999 gene encoding temptin-like isoform X2: MIKVCAVLLTIITLVLSRPDFRDKIPSGYRVPNPCRIPATWNPVGHYNPEHFTSIKNPFGLDFRDNDFKWNATLCKKDSDRDGMTNGDELGDPDCKWRPGQQTYNPVGHPGICEPIGDPSCLYQRFKCDCMENCDGLYGDITYPGSIGK